From a single Oligoflexia bacterium genomic region:
- a CDS encoding XRE family transcriptional regulator: protein MKRKSTGSEIAKMVSISQARGMEATIKAQLITAILATIQKKKLTHVQVAKLAKLPRSAVTGILSGSLQKVTIDRVLRLIEAVGLIAEVRVKNSAA from the coding sequence ATGAAACGTAAAAGCACTGGTTCAGAAATAGCAAAAATGGTTAGTATTTCTCAAGCTCGGGGTATGGAGGCTACTATTAAGGCTCAACTTATCACGGCTATTTTGGCAACCATCCAAAAAAAGAAACTCACCCATGTGCAGGTTGCTAAATTAGCGAAACTTCCCCGAAGTGCCGTTACAGGGATTCTCTCGGGTAGTTTGCAAAAGGTCACTATTGACCGCGTATTAAGACTTATTGAAGCTGTTGGGCTTATTGCTGAGGTTCGTGTTAAGAATTCAGCCGCATAG
- a CDS encoding creatininase family protein, which yields MKNLIAVVIVSIGAVAMAANKGKVLEDLTWKEAEKALTPQTIVVIPLGAAAKEHGPHLKLKNDFLMAEYLKKRVIKKANVVIAPTLNYGFYPAFLDYPGSTHLRLETARDMVVDICKSLAQHGPKKFYVINTGVSTLKSLAPAAELLAKEGITLHYTNILKAMEPVEKAVLKQEGGTHADEGETSMMLVMAPESVDMKKAQKDYHPGDGPLSRTKKEGTTFSASGIWGDATLASKAKVLVEALVKSIMTDIQNLENLR from the coding sequence ATGAAAAATCTCATTGCAGTGGTCATAGTTTCAATCGGAGCAGTCGCAATGGCTGCCAACAAAGGTAAAGTGCTCGAAGATCTTACTTGGAAAGAGGCTGAAAAGGCGCTGACGCCACAGACGATCGTGGTCATTCCCCTAGGAGCCGCTGCTAAAGAACATGGCCCACATTTGAAACTCAAAAATGATTTCCTAATGGCGGAATATTTGAAAAAACGTGTGATCAAGAAGGCTAATGTGGTTATTGCGCCAACATTGAATTACGGGTTTTACCCTGCATTTCTGGACTACCCCGGTTCAACCCATTTAAGGTTAGAAACCGCACGCGACATGGTCGTGGACATTTGCAAGAGTCTCGCTCAACACGGCCCCAAAAAATTTTACGTGATCAATACGGGCGTTTCTACGCTAAAATCGCTGGCACCAGCGGCTGAGCTCTTGGCAAAGGAAGGGATTACTCTTCATTATACAAATATTCTTAAAGCAATGGAGCCTGTGGAAAAGGCCGTTCTGAAACAAGAGGGCGGAACCCATGCCGACGAAGGTGAGACGTCAATGATGCTGGTGATGGCTCCCGAATCCGTCGATATGAAGAAGGCCCAAAAGGATTACCACCCAGGTGATGGGCCGCTTTCGCGAACAAAAAAAGAAGGCACCACATTCTCTGCATCGGGAATCTGGGGTGATGCGACTTTAGCCTCAAAAGCTAAAGTACTCGTCGAAGCGCTTGTTAAATCAATAATGACTGACATTCAAAATTTGGAAAATCTTCGGTGA
- a CDS encoding type II toxin-antitoxin system RelE/ParE family toxin, which produces MITSLPQCSREIADFPEDIRGELADALARLDEGHTLSMPLSRTMSSIGRGVHELRFRDRAGIYRVIYVLIGGGTIYLLHAFMKKASQTPQPNIDLAKKRLKEIGR; this is translated from the coding sequence ATGATTACAAGCCTCCCTCAGTGCTCAAGAGAAATTGCTGACTTTCCTGAGGATATTAGGGGTGAGTTGGCCGATGCTTTGGCTCGATTGGATGAGGGCCATACTCTTTCGATGCCCTTATCACGGACCATGTCCTCTATAGGCAGGGGAGTTCATGAACTTAGGTTTCGAGATAGGGCCGGAATTTATAGAGTTATCTATGTTTTGATTGGTGGAGGAACAATTTATTTACTCCATGCATTTATGAAAAAGGCCAGCCAAACACCACAACCTAATATTGATTTGGCAAAGAAACGATTGAAGGAGATTGGAAGATGA